In Pseudomonas grandcourensis, the DNA window CCATCAGTGGCCTGGTGAAAGCCGAGATGTTCCCGCCCGAGGTGCGTGCACTGGGTGTCGGCCTGGCGTATGCGGTGGCGAATGCGATCTTCGGTGGTTCGGCGGAGTATGTGGCCTTGAGCCTCAAGGCCGTGGGCATGGAAAACTCCTTCTACTGGTACGTGACGGTGATGATGGCGATAGCGTTCCTGTTCAGCCTGCGTCTGCCGAAACAGGCGAAGTATCTGCATCACGATCTTTGATCTTCACGCGCGGACCGCAGGCCCGCGCCTCCAGGAAATGTTTATGAACCAGCGACCGGGCAATCAATTGTTCGATGCCTATTTCACTGCCCGCGATATGCGTGAGGTGTTCTGCGATCAGGGCCGGGTCCAGGCCATGCTCGATTTCGAAGCGGCACTGGCCCGGGCCGAAGCGCGGGTCGGAATGATTCCGTCGAGTGCTGTCGCACCGATTGAAGCGGCTTGCAGCGCCGGGCTTTACGACTTTGCGGCGTTGGGCGAGGCGATTGCCACGGCGGGTAACTCGGCGATTCCGTTGGTCAAGGCGCTGGGTAAACAGATCGCGGCCTGCGATGCCGAGGCCGAACGCTATGTGCATCTGGGTGCGACCAGCCAGGACGTGATGGACAGCGGCCTGGTGCTGCAACTGCGTCGTGCGTTGGAACTGATTGAAAACGATCTGGCGCAGTTGGGGCAGATTCTGGCGACTCAGGCTCAGCGTTATGCAACCACGCCGTTGGCGGGGCGCACGTGGTTGCAACACGCGACACCGGTCACTCTCGGCATGAAAATCGCTGGTTGGTTGGGGGCGGTGACCCGCAGCCGTCAGCGTTTGCTGGAACTCAAACCGCGTCTTTTGGTGCTGCAATTCGGCGGTGCTTCCGGAACCCTCGCAGCACTGGGCGAGCAGGCGATGCCGATTGCCCAGGCACTATCTGAAGAACTGCAACTGACCTTGCCCGATCAGCCGTGGCACACCCAGCGCGATCGCGTGGTGGAGTTCGGCGCTGTGTTTGGCCTGATCGCCGGCAGTCTCGGCAAGTTCGGGCGTGATATCAGCCTGTTGATGCAAACCGAGGCCGCCGAAGTGTTCGAACCTTCGTCGCCGGGCAAGGGCGGTTCTTCGACCATGCCGCACAAACGCAATCCTGTAGGCGCGGCGGTGTTGATCGGCGCGGCGACGCGTGTGCCGGGTCTGCTGTCGACGCTGTTCAGCGCCATGCCTCAGGAACACGAACGCAGCCTCGGCCTGTGGCATGCCGAGTGGGAAACCCTGCCGGAGATTTGCTGCCTGGTGTCCGGCAGTCTGCAGCAAGCGCTGTTGATCGCCCAAGGACTGGAAGTGGATGCCGAGCGCATGGCTCGCAATCTCGATTTGACCCAGGGCCTGGTGCTCGCCGAAGCGGTGAGCATCGTCCTCGCGCAACGGGTAGGGCGCGATACCGCGCACCACCTGCTGGAGCAATGCTGCAAACGCGCCGTGGCCGAACAACGTCACCTGCGTGCGGTCCTCGGTGACGAACCGCAAGTGACCGCCGAGCTGTCGGCCGCCGAACTCGATCATCTGCTGGACCCCGCCCACTATCTCGGTCAGGCCAAAACCTGGGTCGAGCGGGCGGTGGCTGAACATTCTGCATTGACTGCCTGAAGGAGACTTGCTGTGGCTTTTGTACAACTCGCCGAGGGCGAACTGCATTACCAACTCGATGGACCGGTCGATGCGCCGGTGCTGGTGCTGTCCAACTCCCTGGGCACGGACTTGCACATGTGGGACGCGCAAATCCCGGCGTTCTCCGAGCATTTTCGTGTGTTGCGTTTTGATACCCGTGGTCACGGCCAATCGCTGGTGACGCCGGGCCCGTACAGCATCGAGCAACTGGGCCGCGACGTGCTGGCGCTGCTGGATGCCTTGCACATCGAACGCGCGCATTTCTGCGGCTTGTCCATGGGCGGGCTGATTGGGCAGTGGCTGGGTATCAATGCCGGCGAGCGCCTGAACAAACTGATCGTGTGCAACACCGCAGCGAAAATCGGCGATCCATCGATATGGGATCCGCGCATTGAGATGGTGCTGCGCGATGGTCAGGCGGCCATGATTGCCCTGCGCGATGCGTCGATTGCCCGCTGGTTCACCCCGGACTTCTCCGAAGCCAACCCGGCGGCGGCCAAGCAGATTACCGACATGCTCGCGACCACTTCGCCGGAAGGCTATGCGGCCAACTGCGCGGCGGTGTGCGATGCCGATTTCCGTGATCAGTTGTCGTTGATCAAGGCGCCGCTGCTGGTGGTTGCCGGTACTGAAGATGCTGTGACGCCGCCGTCCGGCGGGCATTTCATTCAGGAACATGTGCCGGGCGCCGAGTACGCCGAGTTCTATGCCGCGCATTTGTCCAACGTCCAGGCCGGCAGCGCGTTCAGCGAGCGGGTACTGGCGTTTCTGTCGGCTGATTGAGGGTTTTCCTGTGGATGAGAAACAACGTTACGACGAGGGGATGAAAGTCCGTCGCGCGGTCCTCGGCGACGCTCACGTCGACCGCAGCCTGACCACCCTGACCGAGTTCAACTCGGAGTTTCAGGAAATGATCACCCGTCACGCCTGGGGGGACATCTGGACCCGCCCGGGCCTGCCACGTCATACCCGCAGCCTGATCACCATCGCCATGCTGATCGGCATGAACCGCGAGGGCGAACTCAAACTGCACCTGCGCGCCGCCGCCAACAATGGCGTCAGCCGTGGCGAGATCAAGGAAGTGATCATGCAGAGTGCAATCTACTGCGGGATTCCGGCGGCCAATGCGACGTTCCACCTGGCCGAGTCGGTGTGGGATGAGTTGGGGGTTGAATCGCGGGAGTAAGCGGCAAAACGGTGAACAACCTGTGGGAGCGAGCTTGCTCGCGATGGCGTCGGCATATTCACTATTGATGTCGCCTGATACACCGCCATCGCGAGCAAGCTCGCTCCCACATTTGTTTTGTGTTTACAGCAGGCTGATCGGATAGCTGATGATCAAGCGGTTCTCATCGAACTCGTTGTTGCTGTAATCCCGGCGCATGGTCGAGTTGCGCCATTTCAGGTTCAGGTCTTTCAGCGCACCGCTTTGCACGGTGTAGCCCAGTTCCGATTCACGTCCCCATTCCTTGCCATCGGTGATGCTGCCGGTGTGCACATTGTCGCCGCTGATGTAGCGGTTCATCAGGGTCAGGCCCGGTACGCCCACGGTGGCGAAGTTGTAGTCGTGACGTACTTGCCAGGATTTCTCCTGGGCATTGTCGTAGCTGGAGTTGTAGCTGTCGTTGGCCAGTGTCCCGCCGCTGGTGCCGTTGACCCGCATCCAGGCGTTGTCTCCGGTGAGTTTCTGCAGCCCGACGTAGAAGGTGTTGCCGTCGTACTTGGCCGAGAACAAACCGTACAGGGTCTTGTTGTCCAGCTCGCCGGCCCGGGCGCTGCCGTCATCCTTGCCGTAGAAGTAGCCCAGGTTGGCACCCAGGGTCCAGTCGCCAAGCGGCTGGCTGTGGATCAGATTGATGAATTGCTGGCTGTAGATGTCCTTGAGCTCGGCGTTCCACAGACCAATCTGGGTGCGCTTGTCGTTGAACACGTACTCGCCGCCCTGGAAGTTGAAACGGTCCGAGGTGAACGCCGCTTTGCCGGTCATCGACATGTCGTCCATGCTGCTGTCGTCCCGTGGGCTGTTCTGGCGGAACTGGCCGCCGTAGAGCGTCAGGCCATTGATCTCCTTCGAGGTGATCTGGCCACCCCGGAAGGTTTGCGGCAGCGAACGACCGTCGTCCGAACGCAGGATAGGCAGCACCGGCATCCACTCGCCGACTTTGACTTCGGTCTGTGACAGCTTGGCCTTGAACGCCACGTTGGTGCGCCCGAAGTTATCCGCCGGGCGACCGTCGTGATCCAGTGGCAGCAGTTGCGTGCCGCCGGTGCCTTTGCCGCCGTCGAGCTTCACCGAGTACAAACCGAGCACATCCATACCGAACCCAACGGTGCCCTGGGTGAACCCGGACTTGGCGTCGAGAATGAAACTCTGCGTCCACTCTTCAGCCTTGCCCTGGGCCTTGGTCGGGTTGGTGAAGTTGCGGTTGATGTAGAAGTTGCGCAGGTTAAGGTTGACCTTGGCCCCTTCGACAAAACCCAACTCCTCGGCGTAGGCAGGCAGGGCGGCACTTGCCAGAGCGGCGGCGATCAGGCTAGGAACGAAATACTGCGCGGTGGAAGACGTCATGAACTCGGGTCTCTCTAATTCTTGGGGATGAAACAGGGTGATGCCGCAACCCGGGGTTGCAGACGAATATTCGAAATCAGCACAAAACGAAGCGGGTCAGCCGGAGAGGGCGGGGCGCGGGGGCATGGTGTCGAACCTGTTGTTATTGGTTTTGTGGTTCGGATGGTGCGTGGAATGTACTGGATGGTTCAATCGTAAAAAGCGGGTTTTGGGCGATTATCGAACGATAGTGTGCGTATGCGTTTACGTGTCTGAGTTGGTTGTCATCCTGTTATATCTGACAGTTGTTTGTGGAAGATCAAAGGTCTAGTTTCAATTGCTCTGAAGTATATTTGATTTTGCTTCTTCGTAAATCTGAGAGGTTGCTATGAAAGTCGAAAGCGATGAGGTTCGATTAAAAGATGAGAAATGGCAGGCGTTTCTGGAGGGCAAGGTTGTAGAGCAAGTACTTGGCGGGAGAATGAATGGGCGGTATACGGTTGAAAACGATCCGGAGGTTATTATTCAACTTAGAGATCCATATTTGTGGTGGGATAACAATTTCCCTGGGTTTTTTATGCTGTTCAGGGATGATGATAGTGAAACTGAGTTGGTATTGAGATGTTGGTACAGGTTGGAGCAAGGTGGCAGTTACCCGATCTCAGAGCATGTTGATCATGTGGATGCGTGCTTTCTTAGGAAGGATGTCACAAGCGGTGGCATAAGTTATACGGTGCCGAAAGGAACGTTTCATGTCCGGTTTCTTGAAGCACAGGCAGTTGAAGGTTTTTTTGATTTTGAATTTAAAGTTAACTTTGGATCAGGTAGATATCGAGGTGTAAGTTTTAGGTGCGATAAGTTTGATGTCAGGTTGAATGCTTGAAGTGCCTGGAGTTATGTCGTTTGTTTGATCTTCGGGAAGGAGGTAGGGTAGGTGCGATGGTTGTTGGCTGGTAACTGAGCGTTACTATGAAAGTATAGTGGCTGTTGAGCAAGCGCATCATGGAATTTTGTAGTTCCATGATGCGTTTTCTTGCATTAAAACTTCAGAACAACTTCATCTTCGGCGCTTCTTCCTTCAACGGCTCGTTCTTCGCCGTCTGTTCGTTCCAGCCACCACCCAGGGCCTTGTACAGGTTGACCTGGCTGACCAACTGCGCCAGACGGTCGGTGATCAGCACCTGCTGCGCACTGAACAGCTGACGCTGGGCATCGAGGAAGGTCAGGTTGCTGTCGACACCGATACGGTAACGACGCTCGGCCAGGCGGTAGTACTCCTGGTTGGCACTGACGAAATCTTTCTGTGCCTGCAACTGCTGGACGTAGGTCTGGCGGGCGGCCAGGCCGTCGGCGACTTCCTGGAAGGCCGTTTGAATGGACTTCTCGTAGTTCGCCACGCCGATGTCTTTCTGGATTTTCGAGTAATCCAGGCTGGCGCTCAGGGCGCCGGCGTTGAAGATCGGCAGGTTGATCTGCGGCTGGAACAACCAGGTGCCCGAACCACCCTTGAACAGACCGGACAGGTCCGGGCTCAGGGTACCCGCATTGGCCGTGAGGCTGATGCTCGGGAAGAACGCAGCCCGCGCCGCGCCGATGTTGGCGTTGGCGGCCTTCAGGTTGTACTCGGCCTGAAGTACGTCCGGTCGACGGTGCAGCAAGTCAGAGGGCAGACCCGCTGGCACGTCACTCAACAAATCGTCGTCGAGCGGTTTGGCTGCTTGCAGGTTGGCCGGGATACCGGTGCCGAGCAGCAGCACCAGGATGTTCTCGTCCTGGGCGACCTGACGGGTGTACTTGGCCAGTTGCGCACGGGCGTTTTCCACCGAGGTACGCGACTGCGCCAGGTCCAGGGCCGAGGCGACGCCGACTTCATTGCTGCGGGCGGTGAGCTTGTAGCTCTCCTCGAAGGCGGCCAGGGTGTCCTGGGTCAGCTTGTACAGTTCCTTGTCGGCCTGCCAGGTCAGGTAGGCATTGGCCACGCTGGCCACCAGGCTGATCTGTGTGCTGCGGCGGCCTTCTTCAGTGGCGAAGTACTTCTGCAGCGCTTCTTCGTTCAGGCTGCGAACCCGACCGAACAGGTCGAGTTCATAGGCGCTGACCCCGACCGTGGCCGAGTAGGAACTGACGATGCCCGACTGACCTGTTTGCGAGGAGTTTTCCGGAACCCGCTGACGGCTGCCGGTGCCGTTGGCCGAGACGGCCGGGAACAGATCGGCACGGGAGATGCGGTATTGAGCCGCAAACGCATCGATGTTCAGGGCCGCGACACGCAGGTCACGGTTGTTTTCCAGGGCCACCTGGATCAGCTGTTGCAGTGCCGGGTCATGGAAAAACTGCTTCCAGCCCTGCTCGGCAGCCGCTTGCGCCGGTGCCTGGGCCGGCGAGTACGCCAGGCCCTGCGGGTACTGGCCCGCCACCGGTGCTTTGGGCTGCTGATAATCAGGTATCAGCGAGCAGCCACCGAGTACGAAGGCGGCGACTGCCAGGGAGAGTAGCGACTTGCTCATTAGCCAGCCTCTTTAGGAGTTTCAGTAGCGTCATCCTGGTCGACCTTTTTACGCTGGCCAATGGACGACACGGTGACGAAGAACAGCGGGACCCAGAAGATCGCCAGCACAGTGGCCGTGATCATACCGCCGATCACGCCGGTACCGATTGCATGCTGGCTACCCGAACCTGCACCGGTGGATATCGCCAGGGGTACCACACCGAGGACGAAGGCGAGCGAGGTCATGATGATCGGTCGCAGACGCATGCGGCACGCCTCGATCGCCGCATCGCGCAGGCTACGCCCTTGTTCGTGCAGTTCCTTTGCAAATTCGACAATCAAAATGGCGTTTTTCGCCGCCAGACCGATAGTCGTCAACAAACCTACCTGGAAATACACGTCGTTGGACAAACCACGCAGGCTGGTGGCCATCAGTGCACCGATGATCCCCAGCGGTACCACCAACATTACCGCGATCGGAATCGACCAGCTTTCATACAACGCCGCCAGACACAGGAACACCATCAGCAGCGACAGGGCGTACAGCGCCGGCGCTTGCGAACCGGACAGACGTTCTTCATACGACAGGCCGGTCCAGGAAATACCGACACCCGCCGGCAGTTTCTTGGCAATGGCTTCGACTTCGAGCATGGCTTCACCGGTGGAATAGCCAGGCGCCGGGGCACCGAGGATTTCCATCGCTTCCACGCCGTTGTAACGGGCCAGTTTCGGCGAACCGTAGATCCACTCGCCCTTGGCGAACGCCGAGAACGGAACCATGGTGCCGGTGGCGTTGCGCACGTACCATTTCTGCAAGTCTTCAGGGCCCATGCGAGCGCCTGGCTGGCCTTGCACGTAAACCTTCTTCACCCGACCACGGTCGATGAAGTCGTTGACGTAGCTACTGCCCAGGGCAATCGACAGGGTGTTGTTGATGTCGGCGATGGTAATACCCAGGGCACTGGCCTTCTCGTCATCGATTTCCAGCTGGTATTGCGGTTCGTCGTTCAGGCCGTTCGGACGCACCTGGGACAGGATCTTGCTTTGTGCGGCCATGCCGAGGAACTGGTTACGCGCTTCCATCAGTTTTTCATGGCCGATACCGGCACGGTCCTGCAGGAATACGTCGAAACCGGTGGCGTTACCCAGTTCCAGTACCGCCGGTGGCGCGAAGGCGAACACCATGGCATCGCGGAAGGTGAAGAAGTGCTGCTGGGCACGGGCCGCCACCTTGAACACGTTGTTGTCGGCGTTACGTTCGTCCCACGGA includes these proteins:
- a CDS encoding 3-carboxy-cis,cis-muconate cycloisomerase, whose product is MNQRPGNQLFDAYFTARDMREVFCDQGRVQAMLDFEAALARAEARVGMIPSSAVAPIEAACSAGLYDFAALGEAIATAGNSAIPLVKALGKQIAACDAEAERYVHLGATSQDVMDSGLVLQLRRALELIENDLAQLGQILATQAQRYATTPLAGRTWLQHATPVTLGMKIAGWLGAVTRSRQRLLELKPRLLVLQFGGASGTLAALGEQAMPIAQALSEELQLTLPDQPWHTQRDRVVEFGAVFGLIAGSLGKFGRDISLLMQTEAAEVFEPSSPGKGGSSTMPHKRNPVGAAVLIGAATRVPGLLSTLFSAMPQEHERSLGLWHAEWETLPEICCLVSGSLQQALLIAQGLEVDAERMARNLDLTQGLVLAEAVSIVLAQRVGRDTAHHLLEQCCKRAVAEQRHLRAVLGDEPQVTAELSAAELDHLLDPAHYLGQAKTWVERAVAEHSALTA
- the pcaD gene encoding 3-oxoadipate enol-lactonase, whose protein sequence is MAFVQLAEGELHYQLDGPVDAPVLVLSNSLGTDLHMWDAQIPAFSEHFRVLRFDTRGHGQSLVTPGPYSIEQLGRDVLALLDALHIERAHFCGLSMGGLIGQWLGINAGERLNKLIVCNTAAKIGDPSIWDPRIEMVLRDGQAAMIALRDASIARWFTPDFSEANPAAAKQITDMLATTSPEGYAANCAAVCDADFRDQLSLIKAPLLVVAGTEDAVTPPSGGHFIQEHVPGAEYAEFYAAHLSNVQAGSAFSERVLAFLSAD
- the pcaC gene encoding 4-carboxymuconolactone decarboxylase, with the protein product MDEKQRYDEGMKVRRAVLGDAHVDRSLTTLTEFNSEFQEMITRHAWGDIWTRPGLPRHTRSLITIAMLIGMNREGELKLHLRAAANNGVSRGEIKEVIMQSAIYCGIPAANATFHLAESVWDELGVESRE
- a CDS encoding OprD family porin, translated to MTSSTAQYFVPSLIAAALASAALPAYAEELGFVEGAKVNLNLRNFYINRNFTNPTKAQGKAEEWTQSFILDAKSGFTQGTVGFGMDVLGLYSVKLDGGKGTGGTQLLPLDHDGRPADNFGRTNVAFKAKLSQTEVKVGEWMPVLPILRSDDGRSLPQTFRGGQITSKEINGLTLYGGQFRQNSPRDDSSMDDMSMTGKAAFTSDRFNFQGGEYVFNDKRTQIGLWNAELKDIYSQQFINLIHSQPLGDWTLGANLGYFYGKDDGSARAGELDNKTLYGLFSAKYDGNTFYVGLQKLTGDNAWMRVNGTSGGTLANDSYNSSYDNAQEKSWQVRHDYNFATVGVPGLTLMNRYISGDNVHTGSITDGKEWGRESELGYTVQSGALKDLNLKWRNSTMRRDYSNNEFDENRLIISYPISLL
- the emhC gene encoding efflux RND transporter outer membrane subunit EmhC; this translates as MSKSLLSLAVAAFVLGGCSLIPDYQQPKAPVAGQYPQGLAYSPAQAPAQAAAEQGWKQFFHDPALQQLIQVALENNRDLRVAALNIDAFAAQYRISRADLFPAVSANGTGSRQRVPENSSQTGQSGIVSSYSATVGVSAYELDLFGRVRSLNEEALQKYFATEEGRRSTQISLVASVANAYLTWQADKELYKLTQDTLAAFEESYKLTARSNEVGVASALDLAQSRTSVENARAQLAKYTRQVAQDENILVLLLGTGIPANLQAAKPLDDDLLSDVPAGLPSDLLHRRPDVLQAEYNLKAANANIGAARAAFFPSISLTANAGTLSPDLSGLFKGGSGTWLFQPQINLPIFNAGALSASLDYSKIQKDIGVANYEKSIQTAFQEVADGLAARQTYVQQLQAQKDFVSANQEYYRLAERRYRIGVDSNLTFLDAQRQLFSAQQVLITDRLAQLVSQVNLYKALGGGWNEQTAKNEPLKEEAPKMKLF